The DNA segment ATCAAAGAGGAAAACCGCTCCGAAATTTTAATCAATCTGGAGTCAGCCAGACGAGCCAACCTGGTTACGGTGGCACCTACCCATCTCCCCCACCTGAGCCCGCGATGATCTATCTGCTGCAGCATCTGGCCGTAGTGCTGAGCCTGGCCCTGTTTCACATCGTTGGTCCGATACCAATCGAACTGGGCGTGCACGACGGCGCCCTAGCCCCTTGTCCAACGCCAGCACACTGCGCAAGGGCGGATTGGCCTATCGAGCAGAGAAGCGGAGATACTCCCCAAAGCGCCCTCGAAAGCCTGGTTCCCGTGATTGAAGCTATGGCCGGTACCGAGGTTGTGGAGCGAGCTGAGGGCTATCTGCACGCAACCGCAACAAGCTCCCTGTTTGGCTTCGTCGACGATCTGGAACTATACGCCGACACTGAGGATGGAATTCTCCAGGCTCGATCAGTCTCGCGGCTTGGCGATTCAGATCTGGGGGTCAACAGCAAACGCCTAGAAATTCTGCGACAAGCACTCAATCCAGCCCCACAGGTATGAAATCAGCTGGCCCGGCGTCCCCAGCGCTGCTGGACACCTAGTAGCAGCGATTGTTGAACCTGCCAAAGGAAGTTATGAAGGCGTTGCTGTCTGGCGGCAGAGCGAGGCAGATGGTCCGAAAAAGC comes from the Cyanobium sp. Tous-M-B4 genome and includes:
- a CDS encoding DUF1499 domain-containing protein, with the translated sequence MIYLLQHLAVVLSLALFHIVGPIPIELGVHDGALAPCPTPAHCARADWPIEQRSGDTPQSALESLVPVIEAMAGTEVVERAEGYLHATATSSLFGFVDDLELYADTEDGILQARSVSRLGDSDLGVNSKRLEILRQALNPAPQV